A region of Silvimonas iriomotensis DNA encodes the following proteins:
- the zwf gene encoding glucose-6-phosphate dehydrogenase: MTPNDAFDMVLFGGTGDLVMRKLLPALYHQHRDGNLPKNGRIICLGRSAADTAAYLDKAHGLAKGYLGSDYEAKVWDEFASRIHFLRVDANNADDYKLLADTLNQEQGRSRVFYLSTAPDLFAGISENLAKVDLNKGNSRVVLEKPLGHDLESSNEINDAVARFFTEQQIYRIDHYLGKEPVLNLIALRFANTLLEPLWRREWIRDVQITVTEQVGVETRADFYDKTGALRDMIQNHLVQLLTIVAMEPPASMDGDAVRDEKLKVLRALKPLSPEDVHTKVVRGQYRAGAINGKPVPGYQEEPGVPAGSNCETFVALKAEIQTWRWAGVPFFLRTGKRLQDRLAEIVINFRETPTAIFGRTHTPNRLVIRLQPDESVRLYLLAKEPGNQVRLRPVHLDLDFKETFKTRSPEAYERLLMDVIRGDLSLFVRRDEQRAAWRWVEPILDSWENSSEAPKPYNAGSWGPAAASALLSRDGVAWHEES, translated from the coding sequence ATGACCCCTAATGATGCTTTCGACATGGTGCTGTTCGGCGGCACCGGCGATCTGGTAATGCGCAAGCTGCTGCCGGCCCTGTACCACCAGCACCGTGACGGCAATCTGCCCAAGAATGGCCGCATTATCTGTCTGGGCCGCAGCGCCGCAGATACCGCCGCTTACCTCGACAAGGCACATGGCCTGGCCAAGGGTTACCTGGGTAGCGATTACGAAGCCAAGGTCTGGGACGAATTCGCCAGCCGCATCCACTTCCTGCGCGTGGATGCCAACAATGCCGACGACTACAAACTGCTGGCCGATACGCTGAACCAGGAACAGGGTCGTTCGCGCGTGTTCTATCTGTCTACCGCGCCTGACCTCTTCGCCGGTATTTCCGAGAACCTGGCCAAGGTTGACCTGAACAAGGGCAACTCCCGCGTGGTGCTGGAAAAGCCGCTGGGCCACGATCTGGAATCGTCCAACGAGATCAACGACGCCGTCGCCCGCTTCTTTACCGAACAACAGATTTACCGTATTGACCACTATCTGGGCAAAGAGCCGGTGCTGAACCTGATCGCACTGCGCTTTGCCAACACGCTGCTTGAACCGCTGTGGCGCCGTGAGTGGATCCGTGACGTCCAGATCACCGTGACCGAACAAGTGGGCGTAGAAACCCGCGCCGACTTCTATGACAAGACCGGCGCCCTGCGCGACATGATCCAGAACCACCTGGTGCAATTGCTGACCATCGTGGCCATGGAACCGCCGGCCTCCATGGATGGCGATGCCGTTCGTGATGAAAAACTGAAGGTACTGCGCGCGCTCAAGCCGCTGTCGCCGGAAGATGTACACACCAAGGTCGTTCGCGGTCAGTACCGCGCTGGCGCCATCAATGGCAAGCCGGTGCCGGGCTACCAGGAAGAGCCGGGCGTACCGGCAGGTTCCAACTGCGAAACCTTTGTGGCCCTGAAGGCTGAAATCCAGACCTGGCGTTGGGCTGGCGTGCCATTCTTCCTGCGTACCGGCAAGCGTCTGCAAGATCGTCTGGCGGAAATCGTCATCAACTTCCGCGAAACCCCGACCGCCATCTTCGGCCGTACCCATACCCCGAACCGTCTGGTGATCCGTCTGCAACCGGATGAATCCGTCCGCCTGTACCTGCTGGCCAAAGAGCCGGGCAACCAGGTGCGTCTGCGTCCGGTTCACCTGGATCTGGACTTCAAGGAAACCTTCAAGACCCGTTCGCCGGAAGCCTACGAGCGTCTGCTCATGGACGTGATCCGCGGCGATCTGTCGCTGTTCGTGCGTCGTGATGAACAACGTGCCGCATGGCGTTGGGTTGAGCCGATTCTGGATTCCTGGGAAAACAGTTCCGAAGCGCCCAAGCCGTACAACGCAGGTAGCTGGGGCCCGGCCGCTGCGTCCGCCCTGCTTTCGCGTGATGGCGTAGCCTGGCACGAAGAGTCGTAA
- the pgl gene encoding 6-phosphogluconolactonase yields MSLQWHEFASKDELDQGLAADIAKALNAAIAARGKASLAVSGGRTPAGMFKALSESAVDFSKVWITLVDERWVPVDHADSNERTVRQNLLQGNAAAAHFVSPVSSAATPHEGQAEIEARFAALPAPFDVLILGMGDDGHTASLFPDAAELEAACASTDLVAAVTPPVAPHKRITLTLPTIAKAREVIVHITGEGKKTLLQTALTQDKPVTAQYPIRRVLDAVTGQKLVYWTA; encoded by the coding sequence ATGTCCCTGCAGTGGCATGAATTCGCCAGCAAAGATGAACTGGATCAAGGCCTCGCCGCCGATATCGCCAAGGCGCTGAACGCCGCGATCGCTGCGCGTGGCAAGGCATCGCTGGCTGTGTCCGGCGGCCGCACCCCGGCTGGCATGTTCAAGGCGTTGAGTGAATCCGCCGTGGACTTCAGCAAGGTCTGGATTACCCTCGTCGATGAACGCTGGGTGCCGGTTGATCACGCTGACAGCAACGAGCGCACCGTGCGCCAGAACCTGTTGCAAGGCAACGCCGCTGCTGCCCATTTCGTCTCTCCGGTTTCTTCTGCGGCCACCCCGCACGAAGGCCAGGCCGAGATCGAAGCCCGTTTTGCCGCCCTGCCCGCGCCGTTTGACGTGCTGATCCTGGGCATGGGTGATGATGGCCATACGGCCTCGCTGTTCCCGGATGCTGCAGAACTGGAAGCCGCTTGCGCGTCGACCGATCTGGTCGCTGCGGTGACGCCGCCGGTTGCGCCGCACAAGCGCATCACGCTGACGCTGCCGACCATTGCCAAAGCGCGTGAAGTGATCGTCCACATCACCGGCGAAGGCAAGAAAACCCTGTTGCAAACCGCCCTGACACAAGACAAACCCGTCACGGCACAGTACCCGATCCGCCGCGTGCTGGATGCAGTAACCGGCCAGAAACTGGTTTACTGGACGGCCTGA
- the hexR gene encoding transcriptional regulator HexR, producing the protein MLERIKTMIDSLSRSERKVAELVLAQPNLVANAPIAQIADLADVSQPTVIRFCRSLNCSGLQDFKLRLTRSLVSGVPYVHSMVSADDSAHDLAKKLFDNNISHLLRCRNELDTEALEKAIKVLSNTHKIEVWGQGQSGAVAIDAQNKFFRLGVPTVAYTDPHMHGMSASMLKPGDAVVAVSNSGRTLDMIRSVEIARDAGADVIGITHSKSPLAKRCSLCLYADTMEDPDLYTPMITRIVHLVIIDVLAVGVALKRGPELIDQLEKMKRNMKEKRVRGHDH; encoded by the coding sequence ATGCTCGAACGCATCAAAACGATGATCGACAGCTTGTCCCGGTCGGAACGCAAAGTAGCCGAACTGGTGCTGGCCCAACCCAATCTGGTGGCGAATGCGCCGATCGCGCAAATTGCGGACCTCGCGGACGTATCGCAACCCACGGTCATCCGTTTTTGCCGTTCGCTCAACTGCTCGGGTCTGCAGGATTTCAAACTGCGCCTGACCCGCAGCCTGGTGTCCGGCGTGCCGTATGTGCACTCCATGGTGTCGGCAGACGACTCGGCGCACGATCTGGCCAAGAAGCTGTTCGACAACAACATCTCGCACCTGTTGCGTTGCCGTAACGAACTCGATACCGAAGCGCTGGAAAAAGCCATCAAGGTGCTCTCCAACACGCACAAGATCGAAGTCTGGGGCCAGGGCCAGTCTGGCGCTGTGGCCATTGACGCGCAGAACAAATTCTTCCGCCTCGGTGTTCCGACCGTGGCGTATACCGATCCGCACATGCACGGCATGAGCGCGTCCATGCTCAAGCCGGGCGATGCCGTTGTGGCGGTGTCCAACTCGGGCCGTACGCTGGACATGATCCGCTCGGTCGAGATCGCCCGCGACGCCGGCGCTGATGTCATCGGCATCACCCATTCGAAGTCGCCACTGGCAAAACGCTGCTCTCTTTGCCTTTATGCCGACACAATGGAAGATCCTGACCTATACACTCCTATGATCACGCGCATTGTTCACCTCGTGATCATCGACGTGCTGGCTGTCGGCGTTGCGCTCAAGCGCGGTCCGGAGCTGATCGACCAGCTGGAAAAGATGAAGCGCAACATGAAAGAAAAGCGTGTGCGCGGCCACGATCACTGA
- the pgi gene encoding glucose-6-phosphate isomerase: MSKLTSSPAWLALAEHFKEVSPLHMRDLFANDPQRFEKFSLESGGLFFDYSKNRVTEKTMSLLLNLARESGLQKRIERMFSGEKINVTEDRAVLHIALRNLDKNPIMVDGEDVMPKVNAVKEKMFKFSDEIRSGERVGYTGKAFTDIVNIGIGGSDLGPVMVCNALKDFGHQRLTMHFVSTVDGDQVVSTLKKLNPETTLFIIASKTFTTQETITNARTARKWFLDRVGNEAHIAKHFVAVSTNAKSVAEFGIDTDNMFEFWDWVGGRYSLWSAIGLPIAIYLGKHDYQDLLHGAYTMDEHFKNKPLEQNLPVIMGMLGVWYINFFGAATHLISPYNQSLHRFPAYLQQLDMESNGKTVDLDGNRVDYSTGPVVWGDAGINGQHAYYQMLHQGSQLVPIDFIASIEHPEIPEPHSTILMANFFAQTEAFMRGKNEAEVRAELTKAGITGEAQDALTPHKIFEGNRPTNSILIQRLTPRRLGALIALYEHKIMVQGTVWNINSYDQWGVELGKQLAKAIEGELTTPGLTSTHDASTNGLINYYKRNNPR; the protein is encoded by the coding sequence ATGTCCAAGCTGACCAGCTCGCCCGCCTGGCTTGCCCTTGCGGAACATTTCAAAGAAGTCTCGCCGCTGCACATGCGTGACTTGTTTGCCAACGATCCCCAGCGTTTCGAGAAGTTCTCGCTGGAATCGGGTGGTCTGTTTTTCGATTACTCCAAGAACCGCGTCACTGAAAAAACGATGTCGCTGTTGCTGAACCTGGCGCGTGAGTCCGGTCTGCAAAAGCGGATCGAGCGCATGTTCTCTGGCGAAAAGATCAACGTCACCGAAGATCGCGCCGTGCTGCACATTGCCCTGCGCAATCTCGACAAGAACCCGATCATGGTCGACGGCGAAGACGTCATGCCCAAGGTCAACGCGGTCAAGGAGAAGATGTTCAAGTTCTCCGACGAGATCCGTTCTGGCGAGCGCGTCGGCTACACCGGCAAGGCGTTCACCGACATCGTGAACATCGGTATTGGCGGCTCTGATCTGGGCCCGGTCATGGTCTGTAATGCGCTGAAAGACTTCGGTCACCAGCGTCTGACCATGCACTTTGTGTCGACCGTTGACGGCGACCAGGTGGTGTCCACGCTCAAGAAGCTGAATCCGGAAACCACCCTCTTCATCATCGCGTCCAAGACGTTCACCACGCAGGAAACCATTACCAACGCCCGCACTGCGCGCAAGTGGTTCCTGGATCGCGTCGGTAACGAAGCCCACATCGCCAAGCACTTTGTGGCGGTGTCGACCAACGCCAAGTCGGTTGCCGAATTCGGCATCGACACCGACAACATGTTCGAGTTCTGGGACTGGGTTGGCGGTCGTTACAGCCTGTGGTCGGCCATTGGTCTGCCCATTGCCATTTACCTGGGCAAGCACGATTACCAGGATTTGCTGCATGGTGCCTACACCATGGACGAGCACTTCAAGAACAAGCCGCTCGAACAGAACCTGCCGGTGATCATGGGCATGCTGGGCGTGTGGTACATCAACTTCTTTGGCGCCGCCACACACCTGATTTCGCCATACAACCAGTCGCTGCACCGCTTCCCGGCGTACCTGCAACAACTGGACATGGAATCGAACGGCAAGACGGTAGACCTGGACGGCAACCGCGTTGATTACTCGACCGGCCCGGTAGTGTGGGGCGATGCAGGTATCAATGGCCAGCACGCTTACTACCAGATGCTGCATCAAGGCTCGCAACTGGTGCCGATCGACTTTATCGCGTCGATTGAACACCCGGAAATTCCGGAGCCGCACAGCACCATCCTGATGGCCAACTTCTTTGCGCAGACCGAAGCGTTCATGCGCGGCAAGAACGAAGCCGAAGTGCGCGCCGAACTGACCAAGGCAGGCATCACCGGCGAAGCGCAAGATGCGCTGACCCCGCACAAGATTTTCGAAGGCAACCGCCCGACCAACTCCATCCTGATCCAGCGCCTGACGCCGCGTCGTCTGGGTGCGCTGATCGCGCTCTATGAGCACAAGATCATGGTGCAAGGCACGGTCTGGAACATCAACTCCTACGACCAGTGGGGTGTGGAACTGGGCAAGCAACTGGCCAAAGCCATTGAGGGTGAACTGACCACCCCGGGCCTGACTAGCACCCACGACGCTTCCACCAACGGTCTCATCAACTACTACAAGCGCAATAACCCGCGCTAA
- the aceE gene encoding pyruvate dehydrogenase (acetyl-transferring), homodimeric type, with protein MAEQIHDQDPQETREWLDALDGVLENEGAERAHYLVEKLIGHAREDGVNIPYTATTAYINTIPVHLEARSPGDHTYEERIRSYTRWNAAAMVVRANKINGDLGGHITSFASAATLYDVGWNHFWHAASDNHGGDLVYFQGHSAPGMYSRAFLEGRITEEQLLKFRQEVDGGGLSSYPHPWLMPNFWQFPTVSMGLGPLMAIYQARFMKYLDDRGFKQQGDRKVWCFCGDGEMDEPESLGAISLAGREKLDNLIFVINCNLQRLDGPVRGNGKIIQELEGDFRGSGWNVIKVVWGSGWDALLAKDKKGLLQKRMMEVVDGEYQTYKSKDGAYVRKHFFGAYPELLDMVSNMSDDDIWRLTRGGNDPHKVYAAYKAASEHKNQPTLLLVKTVKGYGMGAAGESQNVAHQTKKLSPDDLLHLRDRFRIPLSDEEARSATFYKPAADAPELKYMHERRSELGGYLPSRNPVNESLEVPALDTFKTLLESSGEREMSTTMAFVRILTALVKDKNIGKRVVPIVPDESRTFGMEGMFRQLGIWSHVGQLYEPQDADQLMFYKESTTGQILQEGINEAGAMADWIAAATAYANHGVTMIPFYIYYSMFGFQRIGDLAWAAGDLRARGFLVGGTSGRTTLNGEGLQHQDGHGHQFAEFIPNCVSYDPTFAYELAVIVQHGMKRMYQDQENIYYYLSVMNENYAHPAMPEGAEEGIIKGLYKFRPAAAQGDLHVQLMGSGTIFREVIAAAELLKNDFGVESDIWSAPSFNELRRDGMAAARYNMLHPTEPAREAYVTRCLKDAAGPTIVATDYKRSYADQIREYVPGRYVVLGTDGFGRSDSRQQLRKFFEVDRYHVAVAALKALADEGKLPLTKVAEAIAKYGIEVDRPAPWTV; from the coding sequence ATGGCAGAGCAGATTCATGACCAGGACCCTCAAGAGACCCGTGAGTGGCTGGATGCGCTGGATGGCGTGCTTGAGAACGAAGGTGCCGAACGCGCGCACTATCTTGTAGAAAAACTGATCGGGCACGCCCGTGAAGACGGTGTAAACATCCCCTACACCGCCACCACCGCGTACATCAACACGATCCCGGTTCACCTGGAAGCACGTAGCCCGGGTGACCACACTTATGAAGAGCGCATTCGCTCTTACACCCGCTGGAACGCAGCGGCCATGGTGGTTCGCGCCAACAAGATCAACGGCGATCTGGGCGGCCACATTACCTCTTTCGCTTCTGCAGCCACGTTGTACGACGTGGGCTGGAACCATTTCTGGCATGCCGCCAGCGACAATCACGGTGGTGACCTGGTGTACTTCCAGGGCCACAGCGCGCCTGGCATGTACTCGCGCGCCTTCCTGGAAGGCCGTATTACTGAAGAACAACTGCTGAAGTTCCGTCAGGAAGTGGACGGCGGTGGCCTTTCCAGCTATCCGCACCCCTGGCTGATGCCGAACTTCTGGCAATTCCCGACCGTGTCGATGGGTCTGGGCCCGTTGATGGCCATTTACCAGGCCCGCTTCATGAAGTACCTGGACGACCGCGGCTTCAAGCAGCAAGGCGATCGTAAAGTCTGGTGCTTCTGCGGCGACGGCGAAATGGATGAACCGGAATCGCTGGGTGCGATTTCGCTGGCCGGCCGTGAAAAGCTGGACAACCTGATTTTCGTGATCAACTGCAACTTGCAGCGTCTGGACGGCCCGGTGCGCGGCAACGGCAAGATCATCCAGGAACTGGAAGGCGACTTCCGTGGTTCCGGCTGGAACGTAATCAAGGTGGTCTGGGGTTCGGGCTGGGATGCCCTGCTGGCCAAGGACAAGAAGGGCCTGCTGCAAAAACGCATGATGGAAGTGGTCGATGGCGAGTACCAGACGTACAAGTCCAAAGACGGCGCCTACGTGCGCAAGCACTTCTTCGGCGCGTATCCGGAACTGCTGGACATGGTGTCCAACATGTCCGACGACGACATCTGGCGCCTGACCCGTGGCGGTAATGATCCGCACAAGGTCTATGCCGCCTACAAGGCCGCGTCCGAGCACAAGAACCAGCCGACCCTGTTGCTGGTGAAGACCGTCAAGGGCTACGGCATGGGCGCTGCGGGCGAATCGCAGAACGTGGCGCACCAGACCAAGAAGCTCTCGCCGGATGACCTGTTGCATCTGCGTGACCGTTTCCGCATTCCGCTGTCGGATGAAGAAGCCCGCTCTGCCACCTTCTACAAGCCGGCTGCCGACGCACCGGAACTGAAGTACATGCACGAGCGCCGCAGCGAGCTGGGTGGTTATCTGCCGTCGCGCAACCCGGTCAATGAGTCGCTGGAAGTGCCGGCGCTGGACACCTTCAAGACGCTGCTGGAAAGCTCTGGCGAGCGCGAAATGTCCACCACCATGGCCTTCGTGCGTATCCTCACCGCGCTGGTGAAGGACAAGAACATTGGCAAGCGCGTGGTGCCGATCGTGCCGGACGAATCCCGTACCTTTGGTATGGAAGGCATGTTCCGCCAACTGGGTATCTGGAGCCACGTCGGCCAGCTGTACGAGCCGCAAGATGCTGACCAGCTGATGTTCTACAAGGAATCGACCACCGGCCAGATTCTGCAGGAAGGCATCAACGAAGCCGGCGCCATGGCCGACTGGATTGCCGCGGCCACCGCTTACGCCAACCACGGCGTAACGATGATCCCGTTCTACATCTACTACTCGATGTTCGGCTTCCAGCGTATTGGCGATCTGGCCTGGGCCGCAGGCGACTTGCGCGCACGCGGCTTCCTGGTGGGCGGTACCTCTGGCCGCACCACGCTGAACGGCGAAGGCCTGCAGCACCAGGACGGTCACGGTCACCAGTTTGCCGAGTTCATCCCCAATTGTGTGTCGTACGATCCGACCTTTGCCTATGAACTGGCAGTGATCGTCCAGCACGGCATGAAGCGGATGTATCAGGACCAGGAAAACATCTACTACTACCTATCGGTGATGAACGAGAACTACGCCCACCCGGCCATGCCGGAAGGTGCGGAAGAAGGCATCATCAAGGGTCTGTACAAGTTCCGTCCGGCCGCAGCCCAGGGTGATCTGCACGTTCAGCTGATGGGTTCGGGCACGATCTTCCGCGAAGTCATCGCCGCTGCAGAACTGTTGAAGAACGACTTCGGTGTCGAATCGGACATCTGGTCCGCACCAAGCTTCAACGAACTGCGCCGCGACGGTATGGCCGCAGCCCGCTACAACATGCTGCACCCGACCGAACCGGCCCGCGAAGCCTACGTGACCCGCTGCCTGAAAGATGCCGCTGGCCCGACCATCGTCGCGACCGACTACAAGCGCAGCTACGCCGACCAGATCCGTGAATACGTCCCTGGCCGTTACGTCGTGCTGGGCACCGACGGCTTTGGCCGTTCGGACAGCCGCCAGCAACTGCGCAAGTTCTTCGAAGTGGACCGCTACCACGTCGCCGTTGCCGCACTGAAGGCCCTGGCCGACGAAGGCAAGCTGCCGCTGACCAAGGTAGCCGAAGCGATCGCCAAGTACGGCATCGAAGTGGATCGTCCGGCGCCCTGGACGGTGTAA
- the aceF gene encoding dihydrolipoyllysine-residue acetyltransferase has translation MIELKIPDIGGHDGVDVIEVMVKPGDVVEKEQSLITLETDKATMEVPATDAGVVKEVKVKVGDKVSEGDVIVLIEASGAAAAAPAPAPAPAAAAPAPAAPAPQAAPAPAAAPAAAQSIEVHVPDIGNFDAVEIIEVNVKVGDTVALDDSLITLESDKASMEVPSTAAGVVESIAVKVGEKVGQGALILTIKGAGATAAAPAPAPAAAAPAPAPQAAPAPAPAVAAPAPAPAASASVKFDEEGFRKAHASPSVRSFARELGVDLSKVKGTGPKGRILHEDVRGYVKNVLSGAAAAPAAAAPAGGSGVGLDLLPWPKVDFAKFGPIETRPLSRIQKISGANLSRNWVMIPHVTFNDEADITELEEFRKTVGKEWEKSGLKISPLAFIIKAAAEALKAFPNFNSSLDGDNLVLKQYYHIGFAADTPNGLVVPVIKDADKKGLKQIAQELTELSGLAREGKLKPTDMQGATFTISSLGGIGGTSFTPIINAPEVAILGVCKSQIKPVWNGKEFEPRLMCPLSLSFDHRVIDGAAAARFTVHLGKLLADIRRLIL, from the coding sequence ATGATTGAATTGAAGATTCCTGATATCGGCGGCCACGATGGTGTCGATGTCATTGAAGTGATGGTCAAGCCGGGCGATGTGGTCGAGAAGGAACAGTCCCTCATCACCCTGGAAACCGACAAGGCCACGATGGAAGTGCCGGCGACTGACGCTGGCGTGGTCAAGGAAGTCAAGGTCAAGGTCGGCGACAAGGTATCCGAAGGCGACGTCATCGTCCTGATCGAAGCCAGTGGCGCTGCTGCCGCTGCGCCGGCGCCCGCCCCTGCTCCGGCAGCGGCCGCACCGGCGCCTGCTGCGCCTGCTCCGCAAGCGGCACCGGCACCCGCTGCTGCACCGGCTGCCGCGCAAAGCATCGAAGTACACGTGCCGGATATCGGCAACTTCGACGCCGTTGAAATCATTGAAGTGAACGTCAAGGTGGGCGATACCGTCGCCCTGGATGACTCACTGATCACGCTCGAATCGGACAAGGCCAGCATGGAAGTGCCGTCCACCGCCGCTGGCGTGGTGGAAAGCATTGCCGTGAAAGTGGGCGAGAAAGTAGGCCAGGGCGCGCTGATCCTGACCATCAAGGGTGCTGGCGCAACTGCTGCCGCACCGGCGCCTGCCCCCGCTGCGGCCGCCCCGGCCCCGGCACCGCAAGCAGCCCCCGCGCCGGCCCCTGCCGTTGCCGCGCCCGCACCGGCTCCGGCGGCCTCGGCCAGCGTGAAGTTTGATGAAGAAGGTTTCCGCAAAGCCCATGCCAGCCCGTCCGTGCGCTCGTTCGCGCGCGAACTGGGTGTCGATCTGTCCAAAGTGAAGGGCACCGGTCCGAAGGGCCGTATCCTGCATGAAGACGTGCGTGGCTATGTGAAGAACGTGCTGTCTGGCGCAGCCGCTGCACCGGCAGCCGCAGCCCCGGCCGGTGGGTCTGGCGTGGGTCTGGATCTCTTGCCGTGGCCGAAGGTCGATTTTGCCAAGTTCGGCCCGATCGAAACCAGGCCGCTGTCGCGCATCCAGAAGATTTCCGGCGCCAACCTCAGCCGCAACTGGGTGATGATTCCGCACGTCACGTTCAACGACGAAGCCGATATCACCGAGCTGGAAGAATTCCGCAAGACCGTGGGCAAGGAATGGGAAAAGAGCGGCCTGAAGATTTCGCCGCTGGCCTTCATCATCAAGGCCGCCGCCGAAGCACTCAAGGCGTTCCCCAACTTCAACAGCAGCCTGGATGGCGACAACCTGGTGCTCAAGCAGTACTACCACATCGGTTTTGCGGCAGACACGCCGAACGGTCTGGTTGTGCCGGTGATCAAGGATGCCGACAAGAAGGGTCTGAAACAGATTGCCCAGGAACTGACCGAACTCTCCGGTCTGGCCCGCGAAGGCAAACTCAAGCCGACCGACATGCAAGGCGCTACCTTCACGATCTCCAGCCTGGGCGGCATTGGCGGCACCAGCTTCACGCCGATCATCAATGCACCTGAAGTGGCGATCCTTGGCGTGTGCAAGAGCCAGATCAAGCCGGTCTGGAACGGCAAGGAATTCGAGCCGCGCCTGATGTGCCCGCTGTCACTGTCGTTTGATCACCGCGTGATCGACGGCGCCGCCGCTGCGCGCTTCACCGTGCACCTTGGCAAGCTGCTGGCCGATATCCGTCGCCTGATACTGTAA
- the lpdA gene encoding dihydrolipoyl dehydrogenase — MSTVEIKVPDIGGHENVDIIEVFVKAGDVIEKEQSLITLETDKATMEVPSTHAGKVVSVAVKVGDKISEGGVVLTLETAGAAAAAPAPAPAPAAAAPSPQMASSASQPAAGAQPALVAGDVVECDVLVLGAGPGGYTGAFRAADLGKNVVLVERYASLGGVCLNVGCIPSKALLHVAKVLTDAEEMREHGIDFGAPKIDIDKLRGFKDGVVSRLTKGLSGLAKQRKVSVLTGEGQFTGPYTLNVTAADGSVKTVRFKNAIIAAGSTALKIPGYPYDDPRVITSTGALKLEGIPKKMLVVGGGIIGLEMACVYGALGTEISVVELGDGLIPGADRDVVKVLTDRIGKRYKVMVRTKVSQVEATAEGLRCTFEGDWAPKEPQTYDKVLVAVGRRPNGKLIGAENAGVSVDERGFIPVDNQCRTNVPHIFAIGDIVGNPMLAHKATHEAKCAAEVIAGEKSYLDYRAIPSIAYTDPEVAWMGLTETEAKAKGIAYEKAVFPWAASGRALGNGRDDGLTKILFDPESHQILGAAIVGVNAGELLGEAVLAYEMGADISDITGTVHAHPTLSETVAMAAEIAHGSITDLYIPKRKK, encoded by the coding sequence ATGAGCACTGTAGAAATCAAAGTTCCCGATATCGGCGGTCATGAGAACGTCGACATCATTGAAGTCTTTGTCAAAGCCGGTGACGTGATCGAGAAAGAACAATCGCTGATCACGCTGGAAACCGACAAGGCCACCATGGAAGTGCCGTCTACCCACGCGGGTAAGGTGGTGTCCGTGGCCGTCAAGGTTGGCGACAAGATCTCTGAAGGCGGCGTTGTGCTGACGCTGGAGACCGCTGGCGCAGCCGCTGCTGCCCCGGCTCCCGCCCCGGCGCCGGCAGCTGCTGCACCGTCGCCGCAAATGGCTTCGTCGGCCTCGCAGCCCGCCGCTGGCGCCCAACCTGCCCTTGTGGCAGGTGATGTGGTCGAGTGTGACGTGCTGGTGCTGGGCGCTGGCCCTGGCGGTTATACCGGTGCCTTCCGCGCGGCTGACCTTGGCAAGAACGTGGTGCTGGTCGAGCGTTACGCCTCGCTCGGCGGCGTGTGTCTGAACGTCGGTTGTATCCCGTCCAAGGCCCTGCTGCACGTGGCCAAGGTGTTGACCGATGCGGAAGAAATGCGCGAACACGGCATTGATTTTGGCGCGCCCAAGATCGACATCGACAAGCTGCGCGGCTTCAAGGATGGCGTCGTCAGCCGTCTGACCAAGGGCTTGTCGGGCCTGGCCAAGCAACGCAAGGTGAGCGTCCTGACCGGTGAAGGCCAGTTTACCGGCCCGTACACCCTGAACGTGACCGCGGCCGATGGTTCGGTGAAGACCGTGCGTTTCAAGAACGCCATCATCGCCGCCGGTTCTACCGCGCTGAAGATTCCGGGTTATCCGTATGATGATCCGCGCGTCATTACCTCGACCGGCGCGCTCAAGCTCGAAGGCATCCCGAAAAAGATGCTGGTGGTGGGCGGCGGCATTATCGGTCTGGAAATGGCCTGCGTGTATGGCGCGCTGGGTACTGAAATCAGCGTGGTGGAACTGGGCGATGGCCTGATTCCGGGTGCTGACCGTGACGTGGTGAAAGTGCTGACCGATCGTATCGGCAAGCGCTACAAGGTCATGGTACGGACCAAGGTATCGCAAGTGGAAGCGACCGCTGAGGGCCTGCGCTGCACGTTCGAAGGTGACTGGGCGCCCAAAGAGCCGCAAACCTACGACAAGGTGCTGGTCGCCGTCGGCCGCCGTCCGAATGGCAAGCTGATTGGCGCAGAAAACGCCGGTGTCAGCGTTGACGAGCGTGGTTTCATTCCGGTCGACAACCAGTGCCGCACCAACGTGCCGCACATCTTTGCCATTGGCGATATCGTCGGCAACCCGATGCTGGCCCACAAAGCCACGCATGAAGCCAAGTGCGCCGCCGAAGTCATTGCCGGTGAAAAGAGCTATCTGGATTACCGCGCGATTCCGTCCATTGCCTATACCGATCCGGAAGTGGCGTGGATGGGCCTGACCGAAACCGAAGCCAAGGCCAAGGGCATTGCCTATGAAAAGGCCGTGTTCCCGTGGGCGGCGTCTGGCCGTGCGCTGGGCAATGGCCGTGATGACGGTCTGACCAAGATCCTGTTCGATCCGGAAAGCCACCAGATCCTCGGCGCCGCCATTGTCGGCGTGAACGCGGGTGAATTGTTGGGTGAAGCCGTGCTGGCCTACGAAATGGGCGCAGACATCAGCGACATCACCGGCACCGTCCACGCGCACCCGACCTTGTCGGAAACCGTGGCCATGGCCGCAGAAATTGCCCATGGTTCGATCACCGATCTGTACATCCCCAAGCGCAAGAAATAA